From the Lolium rigidum isolate FL_2022 chromosome 2, APGP_CSIRO_Lrig_0.1, whole genome shotgun sequence genome, one window contains:
- the LOC124690550 gene encoding polyamine transporter PUT1 has translation MGEDGTEYRRLPDRAEGASSPASRQKLSLVPLIFIIFYEVSGGPFGIEDNVRAAGPLLAIVGFLVLPIVWSVPEALITAELGTMFPESSGFVVWVASALGPYWGFQQGWMKWLSGVIDNALYPVLFLDYLKSGVPALGGGAPRAFAVVGLTAMLTLLNYRGLTVVGWVAIVLGVFSLLPFFVMGLIALPELQPARWLVVDIHNVNWNLYLNTLFWNLNYWDSVSTLSSEVRNPGKTLPKALFYAVIFVVVCYLYPLLAGIGAVPLDRGQWTDGYFADIAKLLGGAWLMWWMQAASAMSNMGMFVAEMSSDSYQLLGMAERGMLPAFFAKRSRYDTPLVGILFSASGVLLLSTMSFQEIVAAENILYCVGMLLEFLSFVLLRVRRPDAPRPYRVPLGTSGCVAMLVPATALILTVLALSTLKVALVSLGAVAVGLVLQPALRFIEKKRWLRFSVNSELPGIDDTHKPTAPDEPFLA, from the coding sequence ATGGGCGAAGATGGCACGGAGTACCGGCGTCTCCCAGACAGAGCGGAGGGCGCGTCGTCGCCGGCGTCGCGCCAAAAGTTGTCGCTCGTCCCtctcatcttcatcatcttctacgAGGTCTCCGGCGGGCCATTCGGGATCGAGGACAATGTGCGCGCGGCCGGACCCCTCCTCGCCATCGTCGGCTTCCTTGTCCTCCCCATCGTCTGGAGCGTCCCGGAGGCGCTGATCACGGCGGAGCTAGGCACAATGTTTCCGGAGAGCAGCGGGTTCGTCGTGTGGGTGGCCTCGGCGCTCGGCCCCTACTGGGGGTTCCAGCAGGGGTGGATGAAGTGGTTAAGCGGCGTCATCGACAACGCCCTGTATCCCGTACTCTTCTTGGACTACCTCAAGTCCGGCGTCCCGGCGCTGGGAGGTGGCGCGCCGAGGGCGTTCGCTGTGGTCGGCCTGACGGCCATGCTGACGCTGCTGAACTACCGGGGGCTCACGGTCGTCGGGTGGGTGGCCATCGTCCTCGGGGTATTCTCGCTCCTCCCTTTCTTCGTCATGGGGCTCATCGCGCTCCCCGAACTCCAGCCGGCGAGGTGGCTCGTGGTCGACATCCACAACGTCAACTGGAACCTGTACCTGAACACTCTGTTCTGGAACCTCAATTACTGGGACTCGGTGAGCACGCTCTCCAGCGAGGTCAGGAACCCTGGCAAGACGCTGCCCAAGGCGCTGTTCTACGCGGTCATCTTCGTGGTCGTCTGTTACCTGTACCCTCTCCTGGCCGGAATAGGCGCCGTGCCGCTGGACAGGGGGCAGTGGACGGACGGCTACTTCGCGGACATCGCGAAGCTTCTCGGCGGCGCGTGGCTCATGTGGTGGATGCAAGCGGCGTCGGCGATGTCGAACATGGGCATGTTTGTGGCGGAGATGAGCAGCGACTCGTACCAGCTCCTTGGCATGGCGGAGCGGGGCATGCTCCCGGCCTTCTTCGCGAAGAGGTCGCGGTACGACACCCCGCTGGTCGGCATCCTCTTCTCGGCCTCCGGCGTGCTGCTGCTGTCGACGATGAGCTTCCAGGAGATCGTGGCGGCGGAGAACATCCTCTACTGCGTCGGCATGCTCCTCGAGTTCCTCTCGTTTGTCCTGCTGCGGGTTAGGCGTCCCGACGCCCCGCGGCCGTACAGGGTGCCATTGGGCACCTCCGGATGCGTGGCGATGCTTGTGCCCGCGACGGCGCTCATCCTGACGGTCCTTGCGCTGTCGACGCTGAAGGTTGCTTTGGTGAGCCTAGGCGCCGTGGCCGTCGGGCTTGTGCTGCAGCCCGCGCTGAGGTTCATCGAGAAGAAGCGGTGGCTTAGGTTCTCCGTCAACTCGGAGCTCCCTGGCATCGACGACACACACAAGCCCACCGCTCCGGACGAGCCGTTTCTAGCATAG